Genomic segment of Mastomys coucha isolate ucsf_1 unplaced genomic scaffold, UCSF_Mcou_1 pScaffold23, whole genome shotgun sequence:
TTTCATTTATGTGCTTCTCTTATTTACTTTAATCAGAGTTTTGTAGTTCATATACATTCTGaaactttgttatttttatcatcCCTGGAACAAAATATCCCAAAGAAACAATCTGAGGGTAAGtggaaagtttattttttattttatctccaaGTTATTATAGTTGCTCAAAGTCAAAAAGTTGAGAATTACCAGAGATagtattttcttcaatattttgttGCTTATTGTTTGATCATATCTATACTAGAATAATCTAGGATGTGAGTTACTATAACTTGGAGATCATATTAATAGTGAAAACCTAGATTCTTGAATCAGTGCAACAAAATGAAAACTCCAGGCATTGACCTTTATAAAATTCTCTGCTGGCATTTGTGAAGGAAACACCCATATACTACAGAAACAATAGTTGTTTGATAAAGTTGATGGCATAATTTACTACACTATCGTAAAGTCCTGAATACATGTCATCAGACCCTATATAACTTCAGACACATTAGTGCCTGCATCTATAATCCAAGTATTTATCCAAGGAAATGAGATGTGGGAACAGGAAATTGGACAACTATCCTGTTATATGCGAAAGAGAGGCACTGAGTGCCACAAACTGGTGGAATATGAGGACACACACTCCAATGTGACCTGCACTGATGTATCATGACACATACTCagctgtacacacacagacatacacacatgcacacacacgcacatgcataatcacacatgcacatgcgtgcacgcacacgcacacacacacacacacacacacacacacacacacacacacacacacacggttccCAAAGGTAACCTCAATTATAAATAGAGACTGAAAAGACAATTCCCTATTTGCCTGCTCTCCACTGCTTTGATAACATTCtatgatatttttttctcattaaccCATTTCCCCTAAATTTCCCATTTCTCTGTCATAAATTCTGTCTCTAAGGTGACCAAGGTCCTCTGAAAACCTCATCTTTTGGAAAGACTAATAAGATTTGTTCACAGTTAAAGATAGAGAtaattggtattagatcttctttgaaggtctgataaaactctgcactaaacccatctggtcctgggctttttttggttgtgagactattaatgactgtttctatttcattagcagatgtggggctgtttagattgttgatctgatcttgatttaactttggtacctggtttctgtctagaaaattgtccatttcattcaagttttccagttttgttgagtatatagATAATTTAAAACCACAGAACTATaagtctcattttttttatattacacTCTTTTTGTAAGAGCAATATGGCTTTAGATTCTATATTTAGGTAATGATATGTTGtaaattaattttgtgtataGTGTGCATTACTCTTTTTTATAATTAGTCTTAAGCAGCTTAAATCAAGTGTCCAATGATGTCTTTTTCTTCAAAGTAATTTCCATAAGAAAATATACGTAAGCAGCACATTTTCTGAGTCTAATGTCTATGCAATGTACATATGATAATAACGAAATAAATATCACAGTATATGCATGATGTGTATATGGTGATGAGACAGAGAGCATGACATGGAATAGTATGGGCCAAAGATGCCATTTTGTCTATATTACATAGGACAACATTACAGCAAGAATTTATCTTTTCCAACTGTGCCAAATATATACCACTTTATTTATCTTAGTAAGAATGTAAACAGTATAAGAGGACTAATGCATACTAGTATATTATCATATAAAGTGACTTTCTGATATACTGTATAgattttctcaaaatataagtcttttttgttgttattgttgttgtttttttgaaacagggtttctctgtatagccctagctgttctagaactcactctgtagaccaggctggcctcgaactcataaatctgccttcctcagtctcccaagtgctgggaataaaggtgtgcaccaccactgcccagctataataGTCTTTTAGGTTACGCATTTAAATTTGTTATTGCTTGCAAAATTGTACCCAGAAATTTCTGTATGATAACCAAGAACTTTACTAGTGCTGCAAAATTTAAGCccatatttatgaatttattttatggttattCATaagaatattcacatataaacaaacaatgaaaaaccTGGGTAATCTAGTTTCATGGTCTGGGAATGAAACGTTCTAATGTCAATTAACACAAACTTGAGATCCTGTTCAAaatttttatcccctttcttcaaatatttttgtaCAGTATTAATCCTTGGTCAACAGTTTATTAATGAGATCGTATGAAAGTGACAAATGACAAGTGAGTGTTCCCCTGGATATTTCCTCTTTTAGACCTGTTGCAGAACTTAATGAAGATAATAACAAAGGGGCTCACTCACACTTCCACTCTGGGGACCAGATACTCCTGCTGGAAAATTATAAATTGAGTAGAATGTTTAATCTCTAAAGGACTGGTGTTAGTTCTCTTGTACAAACTCAACAATTTAAACCTCAAGGGACTCATCCAACATGAAAACTATCTTAAAGAAGAGAATTATTTTCTCTAATTCTAATAAATTTTCTCAAAAATCTTGACCTTGAGACTTTGAATGCTCATATAAaaaagctacttttttttttttgtatttgaaaagaatctttgtgaaattctcaaagagtaaCCATGTCATTTTCCCAAGGGAACTTCTTGTAGCAAGTGAGATACATTTTCTGCACAGATTGCTATTAAGTGCTTCATTATTAACAACTTGCGCCCTCTGCATAGTGTACAGGAAGATACCATGTACTCCAATGTCAGGGAAGGCTCCAGGTGAATCAAGGTGAGTATTGAATAATCTTTATCTTGACATTTTGTCTTTATTCCCACTGTTATATACTTTATCTTGACATTTTGCCTTTATTCCCACTGTTATATAAATCATACATTCTGGAAAAAGCTCATGCATTGCACTTTCAACCTTAAATGTTAGTAAAAAGTAATTGAAAGGAAGGATGTTTTATTTGAGGAAATTAAAGTTCCCTAGCATCTTTCTAGAATGTTATATACAGAATGGGAGGTGAAAGAGGAAATAGGGATTCCTCAAGAATATATCCAATTCAGGCATAGAAACCAATAATTTTAGCAGTGCTCTTGGAGTGAAAAATAGTTTAATGTGTTAATACTTCCTTCTACATTTACTCTTACAGATGCCACACAATTCACAAATGACTATGGAAAATGATTCTTCTGTGTCTGAGTTTATTCTCATGGGACTGACAGACCAACCTGAGCTCCAGCTGCCCTTATTTGTTCTGTTCTTGGTGAACTACACGGCCACTGTGATGGGCAACTTGAGCTTAATGAATCTCATTTGCCTAAACTCAAACCTTCACACCCCCATGTACTTTTTCATCTTCAATCTGTCCTTCATTGATTTCTGTTATTCAATGGTCTTTACCCCCAAAATGCTGatgagttttgttttaaagaagaacACCATCTCCTTCAGAGGATGCATGACTCagctgtttttcttcctattttttgtGAACTCTGAGAGTTATGTGCTGACAGCTATGGCCTATgatcgctatgtggccatctgtcaGCCACTGCTCTACAAAGTTGTTATGTCACCTAGCATCTGTTGTCTATTGATATTTTGTACTTATTTGATGGGGTTTGTTAGTGCCTTGTTCCACACAGGTTTTATGATAAGGCTCAACTTTTGTGATTCTAACATCATCAACCACTACATGTGTGATATCTTCCCTCTCCTTCGGCTCTCCTGCAGTAGTACCTATGTGAATGAGCTTGTGAGCTCTGCTGTGGTGGGTACAGCTATTATCTTATGTTGCCTCATTATCTTAATCTCTTATGGTATGATCCTTTACAATATCATTCATATGTCATCAGGTAAGGGTTGGTCGAAAGCCTTGGGCACTTGTGGTTCTCATATCATTACTGTTAGTCTGTTCTATGTAACTGGGATGCTTGCTTATGTCAAACCATCATCTGCTCAGACTGTGGGTCAGGGAAaatttttctcagtattttaCACATTTTTGGTGCCCATGCTGAATCCTCTTATTTACAGCCTCAGAAACAAGGATGTCAAACTTGCTGTGAAAAAAACCTGGAAGAGACTGCAATATTAATTTACCCATTGATATGTTCCTTAGCCTCATTCAATCCAGTTTGATATGTCTTTATCCTATTCTCTTGTATTCATGTTAtgtatattctattttttctttgcttttgccCTTCAGTAGCATGGATAGAATTTATATCATGTCaacatatcctttctttcttcatgtaCAATGTCACTATGTATATGTGAGGGCATCAGACATCCTTAAATTCAATAGGTTTAGGATGATATCATGTCTACTGCTTCTATAAGATTAAGAGCCTTTGCTTCTTACTCTTTATATTACCTTCAAATAAAAATTCTTAGTACTTTtccatggaaaaataaattttaaaattatatgcatgtgagtatccCTGAGTTTAAGTGTACTGTGTGAATGCGGCAGCCTGGCACATCTCTCCACAGTCCTCATTCTTTCCCTTTCATCAAAACTGTTAAGAGTTTTCTAACAAAAGCCGGTGTCTCACTTTAAGGTATTGAAGCCATGCCTATCCTGGGTGACCTGGATCCATTGTAAATTCATAATGGTTGTGCTGACAGTGTTGTCTAGACAGCAGTCTGGTGGAGCCAAAAGTAAGTAGGTATGATGTGCTAGTACGCTATAGCCCTGTCAGGAGCAAGGACAGGATAAATGTCATTGTATACTGCATTATGATAGCCTAGCAAAGACATACAGCTTACAAGCAGTTATTGCAGTTACAGGCAGGTACAATGGCCATTCTGGTAGCTTGCGTTTCTTGAGGATCTTTCATTTCCTGTACCCAAggagaatttttttccagccttggATAGCACTTTTGTGACTGTGGAAGTCAAGCCAGCATTTCTGTGGTGCCACCTCTCCAAGCAGAACCCGTGGTCTATTGATTCCCAGgatgaatatatataattctgTTCATTTTTAGGTGACATTCTTGATGGCCTCTTCAACAGTTGCAGTGCAACATTGCAAAAGCTTTCTGGTAATTAGATTTTTGCCTTTGATATTTTGACATACTTGAagttgaaaaatataattaattttaggCAAGTCAAAGTTTAGTGTGTAAATGAAATAGAAGACATTTTGTATTGCTTAAATTTAAtggaatttaaacattttaaaaggtgatAATCATTACCTGAAACTACATCATATTCCTGGATTCCCATGTAAGGGTTATTACATAGAACAGAGTATCAAGACACTCTCCTCTATCCTCTTAGCTCCTAAATTCTGTTTCTTCTGTAATATCCCCTGGGCCTTAGGAAGAGGCAGGATGCAGAggtcccatttagagctgagagatcttcattaatatttttctagGACTTTGACAAGATGTGACTTTCTGCATTAATTATAAACTGAAAGATAACTTATTTGTCTCAGACTGAGAGCACCACTAGTCTATGGTTATAAAGATGAAGAATTAGAAGGCAACTGGACCACTACATATTCATTTAGGGGAACAGTGGTGTATCCTTATCCTTCAAGCTTATGTTATTTCTCAtagtaaaaatttgaaaaatttttaTAATACCAGATGCATAGTATTTCACATGAAgcagaaatcaaatcaaatcacaAAGTGGTTGCTTATTCCCTCAATATTCTTGCCACCATTGCATCAATGGGCATATACCGCCTGGCAGATCATTATTGTAGCATGCCTGGTCTGTGGttaagttagaattttgatgaaaaCTAGCTAGGTAGGAAGAAGTTTGTAGCTTAGTGGGATAGTCCCTTCACTGTGTTATATATCTAAAGTGTACAATATCTTTATAAATAGGCTTTGTCATTTTGGTTCTGATAAGTAAC
This window contains:
- the LOC116072626 gene encoding olfactory receptor 143-like isoform X1, with product MPHNSQMTMENDSSVSEFILMGLTDQPELQLPLFVLFLVNYTATVMGNLSLMNLICLNSNLHTPMYFFIFNLSFIDFCYSMVFTPKMLMSFVLKKNTISFRGCMTQLFFFLFFVNSESYVLTAMAYDRYVAICQPLLYKVVMSPSICCLLIFCTYLMGFVSALFHTGFMIRLNFCDSNIINHYMCDIFPLLRLSCSSTYVNELVSSAVVGTAIILCCLIILISYGMILYNIIHMSSGKGWSKALGTCGSHIITVSLFYVTGMLAYVKPSSAQTVGQGKFFSVFYTFLVPMLNPLIYSLRNKDVKLAVKKTWKRLQY
- the LOC116072626 gene encoding olfactory receptor 143-like isoform X2, giving the protein MPHNSQMTMENDSSVSEFILMGLTDQPELQLPLFVLFLVNYTATVMGNLSLMNLICLNSNLHTPMYFFIFNLSFIDFCYSMVFTPKMLMSFVLKKNTISFRGCMTQLFFFLFFVNSESYVLTAMAYDRYVAICQPLLYKVVMSPSICCLLIFCTYLMGFVSALFHTGFMIRLNFCDSNIINHYMCDIFPLLRLSCSSTYVNELVSSAVVGTAIILCCLIILISYGMILYNIIHMSSGKGWSKALGTCGSHIITVSLFYVTGMLAYVKPSSAQTVGQGKFFSVFYTFLVPMLNPLIYSLRNKDVKLAVKKTWKRLSVT